The Peribacillus simplex genome contains the following window.
TATCCATACTATTTCTCCCTTCTCGTTTGTTAGTGGCTACTCAAGTAACTACTTATTAATTATATTGGATACTTATGGAAAAGGTCAACAGATTTTGCTAAGATATTAGTTACTAAGGTAGCAACTAAGGTTGTGTTGGAGGATTTATGAAAGAAAACATTTTAGAAACATTAAAAAATCTAAATTTTACCGAATATGAAGCGAAAGCATATCTTACCTTATTGGAAGAATCGCCATTGACTGGCTATGCAGTAGCAAAAAACTCCGGTGTACCACGTTCAAGAATATATGAAATTCTGGACGGTCTCGCAATAAGAGGGGATATTCTGGTTAGTCCTGGAAACACACCACAGTATACTCCTGTACCTGCAAAGGAGCTAATAAAAAACCGTCGAATGAAAGCAGAAGAGAATTTTGAACTGGCAGAAAAATCATTAGCGGAGTTTGAAAGTTCTGCAAATGACCGTGAAAATATCTGGAATATCACTGGACGCAATGAAATACTCGAAAAGGTTAAAGCTTGTATATTATCTGCTGAAAAAAGAATCCTCTTAGAGATTTGGGAAGAGGAATTCGAAGAATTGGAGTCTGAACTAAGACAGGCAGCAACTAGAGGGGTCAATGTAACAATTATTGCTTATGGGGAAATCGTATGTGATTTTGC
Protein-coding sequences here:
- a CDS encoding TrmB family transcriptional regulator — encoded protein: MKENILETLKNLNFTEYEAKAYLTLLEESPLTGYAVAKNSGVPRSRIYEILDGLAIRGDILVSPGNTPQYTPVPAKELIKNRRMKAEENFELAEKSLAEFESSANDRENIWNITGRNEILEKVKACILSAEKRILLEIWEEEFEELESELRQAATRGVNVTIIAYGEIVCDFANVYLHYMGHEITEEYGGRWLVISGDDSEVVAGIVSLGKDSRAAWTMHVGLVMPITEVMIHDLYLMEIMEKHRELLEESFGENLANLRKKFSIHPDFKKHYID